A portion of the Chromobacterium sp. IIBBL 290-4 genome contains these proteins:
- the aroC gene encoding chorismate synthase — MSGSSMGRLFTITSFGESHGPGIGCVVDGCPPGLALTEADIQIELDRRKPGTSRHVTQRREADTVEILSGVYEGKTTGTPIALLIRNTDQRSKDYGNIAETFRPGHADYCYWHKYGTRDPRGGGRSSARETAVRVAAGAIAKKWLSEKYGIVIRGHMTQIGEVAIPFKGWEHVGGNPFFSADPDIVPRLEEYMDAIRKSLDSIGARLRVVADNVPVGWGEPVFDRLDADIAYAMMSINAVKGVEIGAGFGCVTQKGSEHGDELTPQGFASNHAGGVLGGISTGQQIDVSIAIKPTSSIAQPRRSINKQGEAITMETHGRHDPCVGIRATPIAEAMLALVLMDHALRHRAQCGDVKVETPRIAGRID; from the coding sequence ATGTCAGGCAGCAGCATGGGACGCTTGTTCACTATCACTTCTTTCGGCGAGAGCCACGGGCCGGGCATAGGCTGCGTAGTGGACGGCTGCCCGCCGGGACTGGCGCTGACCGAGGCGGACATCCAGATCGAGCTGGATCGCCGCAAGCCGGGCACCAGCCGCCACGTTACCCAGCGCCGCGAAGCGGATACGGTGGAAATCCTGTCCGGCGTCTACGAGGGCAAGACCACCGGCACGCCGATCGCGCTGCTGATCCGCAACACCGACCAGCGCAGCAAGGATTACGGCAATATCGCCGAGACCTTCCGCCCCGGCCATGCCGACTATTGTTACTGGCACAAATACGGCACCCGCGACCCGCGCGGCGGCGGCCGCTCGTCTGCGCGCGAGACGGCGGTGCGCGTCGCCGCCGGCGCCATCGCCAAGAAGTGGCTGAGCGAGAAATACGGCATCGTGATTCGCGGCCACATGACCCAGATCGGCGAAGTGGCCATTCCCTTCAAAGGCTGGGAGCATGTGGGCGGCAATCCCTTCTTCAGCGCCGATCCGGACATCGTGCCGCGGCTGGAAGAATATATGGACGCCATCCGCAAGAGCCTGGATTCGATAGGCGCGCGGCTGCGGGTAGTGGCGGACAACGTGCCGGTGGGCTGGGGCGAGCCGGTGTTCGACCGCCTGGACGCCGACATCGCCTACGCGATGATGAGCATCAACGCGGTCAAGGGCGTGGAGATCGGCGCCGGCTTCGGCTGCGTGACGCAGAAAGGCAGCGAGCATGGAGATGAACTGACGCCGCAGGGCTTCGCCAGCAACCACGCCGGCGGCGTGCTGGGCGGCATCTCCACTGGCCAGCAGATCGATGTCTCCATCGCGATCAAGCCCACTTCGTCCATCGCCCAGCCGCGCCGCTCCATCAACAAGCAAGGCGAGGCGATCACGATGGAAACCCACGGCCGGCACGACCCTTGCGTCGGCATCCGCGCCACGCCCATCGCCGAGGCGATGCTGGCGCTGGTGTTGATGGACCATGCTTTGCGCCATCGCGCGCAATGCGGCGATGTGAAGGTGGAAACCCCCAGAATTGCCGGCCGCATCGACTAG